The Bacteroidales bacterium genome includes a window with the following:
- a CDS encoding DUF1573 domain-containing protein, whose protein sequence is MKKFILFAVFSAYLAGMAGFAQVAQENREEWVKKYYIIKAGNLWFNSIRMAFPELTSSRTATDTIPVFNAWDLPLEMSFKNLPDYTTGQILPPTLGPGEEGKIIMTYDPLKKGTYGPVFENIWLYTNDTSQPQKRLILNPNIREDFSGWTEEQLAEAPKIIFENETFIFDTISSGFQVEYSFAFRNEGKSDLIIRNVKAGCGCTATNPEKTLLGPGETSKIGIVFNTAGRNGLQHKTVEVIANDPAKPSTVLTIKGYVRQ, encoded by the coding sequence ATGAAAAAATTCATTCTGTTTGCCGTGTTCAGTGCTTACCTTGCCGGTATGGCTGGTTTCGCCCAGGTTGCCCAAGAAAATCGTGAAGAATGGGTGAAGAAATATTATATCATCAAAGCGGGTAATCTCTGGTTCAATTCCATACGGATGGCATTCCCGGAACTTACCAGTTCCCGGACCGCAACCGACACCATCCCGGTATTCAACGCCTGGGATCTGCCCCTGGAGATGTCTTTCAAAAATCTGCCCGACTACACCACCGGTCAGATCCTTCCTCCAACACTCGGTCCCGGTGAAGAAGGAAAAATCATCATGACGTATGATCCTTTGAAAAAAGGCACTTATGGGCCGGTCTTCGAGAACATCTGGCTCTATACCAATGATACCAGCCAGCCACAAAAGAGACTGATCCTGAACCCAAACATCAGGGAGGACTTTTCCGGCTGGACCGAGGAGCAACTGGCCGAAGCACCGAAGATCATCTTTGAAAACGAAACGTTCATTTTCGATACCATTTCATCAGGCTTCCAGGTGGAATACAGTTTTGCTTTCAGGAATGAAGGAAAGAGCGACCTGATCATCCGGAATGTGAAGGCAGGATGCGGATGCACGGCCACAAATCCCGAAAAGACGTTGCTTGGCCCGGGTGAAACCAGCAAAATCGGCATTGTCTTCAACACAGCGGGGCGCAACGGACTTCAGCATAAAACGGTTGAAGTGATCGCCAACGATCCCGCCAAACCCTCAACCGTATTGACCATCAAGGGATATGTCCGCCAATAA
- a CDS encoding 4'-phosphopantetheinyl transferase superfamily protein → MNTMVELYGTKILPSEEFRNIREHLLRFVPEPSRKKINSFYREPDAQRSLFGELLIRRLLCEKLSIRNEALQIEYEEKGKPFVRNYPVHYNMSHSGSWIVAAFSGKPVGIDVEQVKKARMEIARRFFTKSEYQNLMDAPEPARAEFFYTLWTLKESYLKAIGRGLTLSLSSFELKASQGEYAVDINGTFAEAHLQVVSLEKGYKLAVCAFEPEIRQEVIPVSANGYPEAFQKI, encoded by the coding sequence ATGAACACCATGGTCGAGCTTTATGGCACAAAAATACTCCCTTCAGAGGAGTTCCGGAACATCAGGGAACACCTTCTCAGGTTCGTACCGGAGCCATCCCGGAAAAAAATCAACTCATTTTACCGCGAACCGGATGCCCAGCGCTCCCTGTTTGGTGAACTGCTGATCCGTCGCCTGTTGTGTGAAAAACTTTCCATCCGCAATGAGGCACTTCAGATCGAATATGAGGAAAAAGGAAAGCCTTTTGTCCGGAATTACCCGGTCCATTATAATATGTCGCACAGCGGCTCCTGGATCGTTGCTGCATTCTCCGGCAAGCCAGTGGGCATTGATGTTGAACAGGTGAAAAAAGCCAGGATGGAGATCGCCAGGAGGTTCTTCACCAAAAGTGAATACCAAAACCTGATGGATGCTCCGGAACCCGCCCGGGCAGAATTTTTTTACACGCTCTGGACGTTAAAGGAAAGCTATCTGAAAGCCATTGGTAGAGGACTGACCCTTTCGCTGAGCAGTTTTGAACTTAAAGCAAGTCAGGGAGAATACGCTGTTGATATAAATGGTACTTTTGCAGAAGCACATTTACAGGTTGTTTCACTGGAAAAGGGCTATAAGCTTGCCGTTTGCGCCTTTGAGCCCGAGATCCGTCAGGAAGTGATACCCGTTTCGGCGAATGGATATCCGGAAGCATTCCAAAAGATTTAA
- a CDS encoding pyridoxal-dependent decarboxylase has product MINAKEFRHHAHQFVDWMADFLENVENLPVKSPVLPGEIYQKIPDAPPSESEPIERIMSDFQQIILPGMTHWQSPNFFAYFPANSSYPSVLAEMLTATLGAQCMVWETSPAATELEEKMMNWLRQMLGLPASWDGVIQETASSSTLIAMLSAREKYSDYQINEKGIHHQKSFRVYCTSETHSSLEKAVKITGLGKKNLIRVDVDDQFRMRPEALEQAIETDLKNHKAPMAVVATIGTTSSTAIDPLADIARICRKYNVWLHVDAALAGTALVLPEYRWMIRGIEDADSFVFNPHKWMFTNFDCSAYFIKDRETLIRTFGILPEYLKTRTRGQVNDYRDWGIALGRRFRALKLWFVLRNFGVKGIQEKVRLHLTLAQNLAKEIEQHPDFQLMVKPVLNTICFRFRPAGLEDEVKLNELNENLLNSVNGTGKLFISHTRLQGKYTLRMVTAQTYVEERHVIAAWDLIRTTASGMVR; this is encoded by the coding sequence ATGATCAACGCTAAAGAATTCCGTCACCACGCTCACCAGTTTGTTGACTGGATGGCCGATTTCCTGGAAAATGTGGAGAACCTGCCCGTCAAATCCCCCGTCCTTCCCGGGGAAATCTATCAAAAAATACCGGATGCTCCTCCATCGGAGAGTGAACCGATCGAGAGGATCATGTCGGATTTTCAGCAGATCATCCTGCCAGGAATGACGCACTGGCAGAGCCCGAACTTTTTTGCCTATTTCCCTGCCAATTCAAGCTACCCTTCGGTACTGGCCGAGATGCTCACGGCCACCCTGGGTGCACAGTGCATGGTCTGGGAAACCTCCCCCGCTGCAACTGAACTGGAAGAGAAGATGATGAACTGGCTCAGACAAATGTTGGGATTGCCCGCCAGCTGGGATGGCGTCATCCAGGAGACGGCTTCCTCATCCACACTGATCGCCATGCTTTCAGCCCGGGAAAAATATTCTGATTATCAGATAAATGAAAAGGGCATCCATCATCAAAAATCGTTTCGTGTCTACTGCACATCGGAAACACATTCATCGCTCGAAAAAGCAGTCAAAATCACCGGACTGGGGAAGAAAAACCTCATCAGGGTGGATGTGGACGACCAGTTCAGGATGCGGCCTGAGGCATTGGAACAGGCCATTGAAACGGATCTTAAGAACCATAAGGCCCCTATGGCGGTGGTGGCCACCATCGGCACCACAAGCTCCACTGCCATTGATCCGCTGGCTGACATTGCACGCATCTGCAGAAAATACAATGTCTGGCTGCACGTTGATGCCGCCCTGGCAGGCACCGCGCTCGTGCTGCCGGAATACCGCTGGATGATCAGGGGTATCGAAGATGCGGATAGCTTTGTGTTCAACCCCCACAAATGGATGTTCACCAACTTCGACTGCTCTGCCTACTTCATCAAGGACCGGGAAACACTCATCCGGACATTCGGGATCCTGCCCGAATACCTGAAGACCAGAACCCGGGGTCAAGTGAACGATTACCGCGACTGGGGCATTGCGCTGGGAAGAAGGTTCAGGGCGCTGAAACTGTGGTTCGTTCTCCGCAACTTCGGCGTTAAGGGCATCCAGGAAAAGGTACGGCTGCATCTGACACTCGCACAGAACCTTGCCAAGGAGATCGAACAACACCCCGATTTCCAACTGATGGTCAAACCAGTTCTTAATACGATCTGCTTCAGGTTCCGGCCAGCAGGCCTTGAAGATGAAGTCAAACTCAATGAATTGAATGAGAATTTGTTAAACTCTGTGAACGGTACCGGGAAACTATTCATATCCCACACGCGCCTTCAGGGAAAATATACCCTGCGGATGGTTACCGCGCAGACATATGTAGAAGAAAGACATGTGATTGCGGCGTGGGATTTAATCCGTACGACCGCATCCGGAATGGTCAGATGA
- a CDS encoding calcium/sodium antiporter: MEYLSFFSGLILLTVGAELLIRGASRLAFILGISPLLVGLTVVALGTSSPELVVSLVASSAGQTDLALGNLVGSNIMNVLLLLGLSALIIPLMVSHRLLRIDVPVMILASLLVLLLGLNGRIGLGDGIILLAGSIGYITYSFYISKKDIGGEQDEFSMEYGGNKTHERKRWWLFTLFVLVGLALLILGSRWMVESAVFIARRLGISELIIGLTIIAAGTSLPELATSVIASLKGQRDIAIGNVVGSNIMNLLVILGLSAVVAPDGLQVSSAMLRFDLPVMIVVLLACLPVFFTENKISRWEGGIFVAYYIAYVLYLILASIQHEHLDKFTWVMAGFVIPLTIITLVVVAAGYLCKVKSKNAKIKE, translated from the coding sequence ATGGAATATCTGTCGTTTTTCTCTGGATTGATCCTGCTGACCGTCGGAGCGGAACTGCTGATTCGTGGTGCTTCACGATTGGCTTTTATTTTAGGGATATCTCCTTTGCTTGTCGGTCTGACAGTGGTGGCTTTGGGTACCAGTTCACCCGAACTGGTGGTGAGCTTAGTAGCCAGTTCGGCAGGGCAGACCGATCTTGCGCTGGGAAACCTGGTGGGAAGCAATATAATGAATGTATTGCTCCTTCTGGGCCTCTCAGCCCTGATCATTCCGCTGATGGTTTCGCACCGGCTGCTTCGCATCGACGTTCCTGTTATGATCCTGGCCTCCTTGTTGGTCTTGCTCCTTGGGTTAAATGGCAGGATCGGATTAGGTGACGGGATCATTTTATTAGCAGGCAGCATAGGTTACATCACATATTCATTTTATATCAGCAAAAAGGATATTGGAGGTGAACAGGATGAGTTCAGCATGGAATACGGAGGTAATAAAACGCATGAGCGCAAAAGATGGTGGCTGTTCACTCTTTTCGTCCTTGTCGGGTTGGCTTTGCTTATTCTTGGATCGCGGTGGATGGTGGAATCGGCCGTTTTCATAGCACGCAGGCTTGGCATTTCAGAACTCATCATCGGATTGACCATCATCGCTGCCGGAACCTCCCTGCCAGAGCTTGCCACATCAGTGATTGCCAGTTTAAAGGGACAACGTGACATTGCCATTGGCAATGTGGTTGGGAGCAATATCATGAACCTTCTGGTCATTCTTGGGCTCTCGGCCGTGGTGGCCCCGGATGGGCTGCAGGTTAGCAGTGCCATGCTCCGCTTTGACCTTCCCGTTATGATCGTCGTCCTTTTGGCCTGTTTGCCCGTATTCTTTACGGAAAATAAAATATCCCGGTGGGAAGGCGGAATTTTTGTAGCCTATTATATCGCTTATGTTCTCTATCTGATCCTGGCATCCATCCAGCATGAGCATCTTGACAAATTCACCTGGGTGATGGCTGGTTTTGTCATTCCCCTCACGATCATTACCTTGGTTGTCGTGGCTGCAGGATATTTATGTAAAGTCAAAAGTAAAAATGCAAAGATCAAAGAGTAA
- a CDS encoding MBL fold metallo-hydrolase yields MKSLSLFFIVLFLNIPFAMSQQKFESDTLRTSAGPLTMTFVGHGTLMFSWNGLTIHIDPVSQYADYEALPDADLILVTHHHGDHLDPGAIAQLSKEGTTVICSESCLEKLPDALVMKNGDVRSFKGLTISAVPAYNIEHRRSNGEPFHPKGVGNGYVIDFGDKKVYVAGDTENIPEMAELKDIRCAFLPMNLPYTMSPEMVSQAVRMFHPAILYPYHYGTTDVSKLLDLLKDESSCEIRIRNLQ; encoded by the coding sequence ATGAAATCATTAAGTCTGTTTTTTATAGTGCTTTTCCTTAACATTCCATTTGCCATGAGCCAGCAAAAATTCGAATCCGATACCCTTCGGACTTCTGCAGGTCCATTGACCATGACCTTTGTCGGACATGGTACCCTGATGTTTTCGTGGAACGGCCTGACGATCCACATTGATCCGGTGAGTCAATATGCTGATTATGAGGCGTTACCGGATGCTGACCTGATCCTGGTCACGCATCACCACGGGGATCATCTTGATCCGGGAGCCATTGCTCAGCTATCAAAGGAGGGGACAACGGTGATCTGTTCAGAATCCTGCCTGGAAAAACTTCCGGATGCCCTGGTCATGAAAAACGGAGATGTCAGGTCATTTAAAGGTTTGACGATCAGCGCCGTGCCAGCCTACAACATCGAACATAGAAGGAGCAACGGGGAGCCGTTTCATCCGAAAGGCGTCGGCAACGGATACGTGATTGATTTTGGCGATAAGAAGGTCTATGTGGCGGGCGATACGGAAAATATACCCGAAATGGCCGAATTAAAAGACATCCGTTGTGCCTTCCTGCCGATGAATCTTCCTTATACGATGTCACCTGAGATGGTCAGCCAGGCTGTCCGGATGTTCCATCCCGCCATACTCTATCCTTACCATTACGGTACTACGGATGTCAGCAAATTATTGGATCTATTGAAGGATGAATCATCCTGCGAAATCCGCATCCGCAACCTGCAATAA
- a CDS encoding SLC13 family permease — MKKFLAGLMLFLVPAVMFAGTPEQIPALFNIRVEFILFGLTLIGVALFHKQTLLVALTGLAAILIFKFIFDPGFNLLEHLFGHNSFSDQIRHPHMRQGEWAILLNLLGLLLGFALLSRHFEESEVPNWLPKLLPDNWKGPLILLCMVFVMSSFLDNIAAAMIGGTIAMVVFKGRVHIGYLAAIVAASNAGGAGSVIGDTTTTMMWISGVPAFDVLHAYIAAIAAFACFAVIASLQQHKTQRIQEDPTRGYKIRWNKLILVLCILIGTILTNILFDFPALGVWIAILAGAVFVKTDWRELKHALPGTIFLLSLVTCASMMPVDQLPHASWQSAFTLGFVSSVFDNIPLTKLALEQGGYDWGVLAYAVGFGGSMVWFGSSAGVAISNKFHEAKSVAKWLANGWHVAIAYVVGFMVLLLIWGWHPEKIAENESEPATEQVGE; from the coding sequence ATGAAAAAATTCCTGGCCGGCTTGATGCTTTTTCTGGTCCCTGCAGTTATGTTTGCAGGAACTCCTGAACAGATCCCCGCTTTGTTCAACATCCGTGTTGAGTTTATCCTGTTTGGCCTGACACTGATCGGAGTGGCCTTGTTTCATAAACAAACGCTTCTGGTTGCCCTTACCGGACTTGCCGCCATCCTGATCTTTAAATTCATTTTCGATCCGGGATTCAATCTTTTGGAGCACCTGTTCGGACATAACTCGTTCAGTGACCAGATTCGTCATCCGCACATGCGCCAGGGAGAATGGGCGATCCTGTTGAACTTGCTTGGCCTTTTGCTGGGATTTGCATTGCTCTCGAGACATTTTGAAGAATCCGAGGTGCCCAACTGGTTGCCCAAGTTATTACCTGATAACTGGAAAGGCCCGTTAATACTCCTCTGCATGGTGTTTGTCATGTCCTCATTCCTCGATAACATCGCCGCTGCCATGATCGGAGGAACCATTGCAATGGTGGTATTCAAGGGCAGGGTGCATATTGGTTATCTTGCTGCCATCGTGGCGGCAAGCAATGCCGGGGGAGCAGGCAGCGTGATCGGAGATACAACAACGACCATGATGTGGATATCAGGTGTGCCCGCCTTCGATGTCCTGCATGCCTACATCGCAGCAATAGCGGCTTTTGCCTGTTTCGCGGTCATTGCATCCCTCCAGCAGCATAAAACCCAGCGCATCCAGGAAGATCCCACCCGGGGATACAAGATCCGCTGGAACAAGCTGATCCTGGTGCTCTGCATCCTGATCGGGACCATACTGACCAACATCCTGTTTGATTTCCCTGCCCTGGGAGTCTGGATCGCCATCCTGGCCGGTGCCGTTTTTGTAAAAACCGACTGGCGCGAGCTGAAGCATGCGCTGCCGGGTACGATTTTCCTCTTATCCCTGGTGACCTGTGCCTCCATGATGCCTGTCGACCAGCTGCCACATGCCTCCTGGCAATCAGCCTTCACCCTGGGGTTTGTTTCATCGGTATTTGATAACATTCCGCTGACAAAATTAGCCCTCGAACAGGGAGGCTATGACTGGGGAGTGCTGGCGTATGCGGTCGGATTCGGCGGATCAATGGTCTGGTTCGGCTCATCGGCAGGGGTGGCCATTTCCAATAAATTCCACGAGGCAAAGTCCGTGGCCAAATGGCTGGCCAACGGATGGCACGTTGCCATTGCCTATGTTGTCGGATTCATGGTCCTTCTGCTTATTTGGGGCTGGCACCCGGAAAAGATTGCCGAAAATGAGAGTGAACCTGCAACGGAGCAGGTGGGGGAATAA
- a CDS encoding urocanate hydratase yields MTVIDFKKTIIQGIPDQLPESKPWDPSVSHAPVRKDILTTEEKRLAVRNALRYFDPGFHSILAAEFADELKNYGRIYMYRFRPDYKMHARPLDAYPHWSRQAAAIMLMIQNNLDEAVAQHPHELITYGGNGAVFQNWAQYLLTMQYLATMTDQQTLVIYSGHPLGLFPSHPEAPRVVVTNGMMVPNYASRDDYERFNALGVTQYGQMTAGSYMYIGPQGIVHGTTLTLMNAARMLQRGDIRGKIFVTSGLGGMSGAQAKAAVIAGCVGVIAEINPKATQKRHQQGWLDEVYSHPDRLIERIINAQCAREAVSLGYQGNVVDLWEKLVEENIAIDLGSDQTSLHNPYAGGYYPAGLSFEESNDLMVNNPVTFKSYVTESLRRQVEAVNKITNRGMFFWDYGNAFLLEAGRAGADIFKEDGSYRYPSYVENIMGPLFFDFGFGPFRWVCTSCNPHDLETTDAIALDVMNRLAEEATDDIREQMSDNIHWIREAGQNKLVVGSQARILYADARGRMEIASAFNRAIRAGQIAAPVVLGRDHHDVSGTDSPYRETANIYDGSRFTADMAVQNVIGDAFRGATWVSLHNGGGVGWGEVINGGFGMLLDGSDEAETRLRRMLHWDVNNGIARRSWARNQGALTAIRRAMDAEPLLEVTLPNRVEDDIIKRINFD; encoded by the coding sequence ATGACAGTCATTGATTTTAAAAAAACTATCATACAGGGCATTCCTGACCAGCTGCCGGAAAGTAAGCCCTGGGATCCCTCGGTCAGTCACGCCCCTGTACGGAAGGACATTTTAACCACGGAGGAAAAGAGGCTGGCGGTGCGGAATGCGCTCCGGTATTTCGATCCGGGGTTTCATTCCATACTGGCTGCTGAATTTGCCGACGAGCTGAAGAATTACGGCCGCATCTACATGTACCGTTTTCGTCCGGATTATAAAATGCACGCACGACCTCTTGATGCGTATCCTCATTGGTCCAGACAGGCCGCGGCCATCATGCTGATGATCCAGAACAACCTCGATGAAGCGGTGGCGCAGCATCCGCACGAACTGATCACTTACGGCGGTAACGGGGCGGTCTTTCAGAACTGGGCACAGTACCTCCTCACCATGCAGTACCTGGCCACGATGACGGATCAACAGACGCTGGTAATCTACTCCGGGCATCCCCTGGGGTTGTTCCCTTCGCACCCGGAAGCACCACGTGTGGTCGTGACCAATGGCATGATGGTGCCCAATTACGCTTCACGGGATGACTATGAGCGGTTCAACGCCCTGGGCGTCACCCAATACGGTCAGATGACCGCCGGCTCCTATATGTACATCGGCCCCCAGGGCATCGTGCACGGCACTACCCTCACCCTGATGAACGCGGCCAGGATGCTGCAGCGGGGCGACATCCGGGGTAAGATCTTTGTCACCTCCGGCCTGGGAGGGATGTCGGGGGCACAGGCCAAAGCTGCGGTCATTGCAGGATGCGTGGGCGTCATAGCGGAGATCAATCCCAAAGCCACACAGAAACGCCATCAGCAGGGCTGGCTGGATGAAGTGTATTCCCATCCCGACCGGCTGATCGAACGCATCATCAATGCGCAGTGTGCCAGGGAGGCTGTCTCCCTGGGATACCAGGGCAATGTGGTGGATCTCTGGGAGAAACTGGTCGAAGAAAACATCGCCATCGATCTTGGCTCCGACCAGACATCCCTTCATAACCCTTATGCCGGCGGCTATTACCCTGCTGGCCTTTCCTTTGAAGAATCCAATGACCTGATGGTCAATAACCCTGTCACTTTCAAATCGTATGTTACCGAATCACTGCGGCGGCAGGTGGAAGCTGTTAACAAAATCACCAACAGGGGCATGTTCTTCTGGGATTACGGCAATGCATTTCTGCTGGAAGCCGGCAGGGCAGGAGCCGATATTTTCAAAGAGGATGGATCCTACCGCTATCCTTCCTACGTTGAAAATATCATGGGGCCGCTGTTCTTTGATTTCGGATTCGGACCTTTCCGCTGGGTCTGCACATCCTGCAACCCACACGACCTTGAAACAACGGACGCCATCGCCCTGGATGTGATGAACCGTCTGGCAGAGGAGGCCACGGACGACATCAGGGAGCAGATGAGCGACAATATTCACTGGATCAGGGAGGCAGGTCAGAACAAACTGGTGGTGGGGTCTCAGGCCAGGATCCTTTATGCTGACGCCCGGGGAAGGATGGAGATCGCATCTGCTTTCAACCGTGCGATACGTGCAGGACAAATCGCTGCGCCGGTTGTACTTGGAAGGGATCACCATGATGTTTCAGGAACCGACAGCCCTTACAGGGAGACAGCCAATATTTACGACGGGTCAAGGTTCACGGCCGATATGGCTGTACAGAACGTGATCGGGGATGCATTCCGCGGGGCCACCTGGGTATCGCTGCATAACGGCGGCGGCGTGGGATGGGGCGAGGTGATCAACGGCGGCTTCGGCATGCTGCTCGACGGAAGCGATGAGGCGGAGACCCGCCTCCGAAGGATGCTGCACTGGGACGTGAACAACGGCATCGCACGCCGCAGCTGGGCCAGGAACCAGGGTGCCCTGACCGCCATACGCAGGGCCATGGATGCCGAGCCCCTGCTGGAAGTTACCCTGCCGAACAGGGTGGAGGATGACATCATTAAAAGAATTAATTTCGATTGA
- a CDS encoding Omp28-related outer membrane protein: MKKSYLFIVMLILVFQASAQQVDRDKVIVEIATGTWCQYCPGAAMGADDLIANGKEVAIIEYHGGDAFENASSASRINYYGVTGYPTAVFDGTLKVVGGDHSVSMYSQYLPKYNQRIAIPSSFTIAMEGENTCLVNYNVTVTINKVAEAAGTLKLHAAVTESDLQISWQGMPELNYVERMMIPSHNGTPIDFTFSNTQVINLAFTVNSEWVRENSELVVFIQNTSTKEILQGMKMDLTDFPVTTLVDAALLDIHNVGEVNCSGTVAPAITIRNNGLNELNDLEIHYRVNDGEEGIHTWEGNLLTGQTESVQLPVISFPLEDQNTLSVFCSNPNNTADECPDNDAASTTFTDDVLVSSANLYLLYRLDNHPEETSWELRDQTGEILYSDGPFPGSPGLFATDTFELAGGQCYDFIIHDSGGDGICCAYGTGLYSLKDSDGLVLAQGGSFDYSEITTFQVAGGVGLKENELGRGVRIYPNPAHNEVLLDIVLTEPAQVEIRLRTLTGALIRSVKQGILGPGKHLKVIATGDLQPGVYFLGIIAGKTTWNEKILIME, encoded by the coding sequence ATGAAAAAATCTTACTTATTCATCGTGATGCTTATTTTGGTCTTCCAGGCCAGTGCGCAACAGGTCGACCGTGACAAGGTCATCGTCGAAATTGCGACCGGGACCTGGTGCCAGTACTGCCCCGGGGCAGCAATGGGTGCAGATGACCTGATTGCCAACGGAAAAGAAGTGGCCATCATTGAGTATCACGGCGGAGATGCTTTTGAGAACGCCTCTTCTGCGTCCAGGATCAATTATTACGGGGTCACCGGATACCCGACCGCAGTCTTCGACGGAACCCTGAAGGTGGTCGGGGGTGACCATTCGGTAAGCATGTACTCTCAATACCTGCCCAAGTATAATCAGCGGATTGCCATTCCTTCCTCTTTCACCATCGCTATGGAGGGCGAAAATACCTGCCTGGTGAATTACAACGTAACCGTCACCATAAACAAAGTGGCCGAAGCCGCAGGAACACTCAAGCTGCATGCAGCGGTCACGGAGTCGGATCTCCAGATAAGCTGGCAGGGAATGCCGGAGCTTAATTATGTCGAACGAATGATGATACCCAGCCACAACGGAACCCCCATTGATTTCACCTTTAGCAATACACAGGTGATCAATTTGGCCTTTACGGTCAATTCAGAATGGGTAAGGGAGAACTCCGAACTGGTCGTGTTCATCCAGAATACCAGTACAAAGGAGATCCTGCAGGGAATGAAGATGGACCTGACGGATTTCCCTGTCACCACACTCGTAGATGCAGCCTTGCTCGACATCCACAATGTGGGCGAAGTGAACTGCTCGGGAACAGTTGCCCCGGCCATTACCATCCGGAACAACGGGCTGAATGAACTCAACGACCTGGAAATCCATTACCGGGTCAATGACGGGGAAGAAGGCATTCACACGTGGGAAGGGAATCTGCTCACCGGGCAGACCGAATCGGTGCAGCTGCCGGTGATCAGTTTTCCGCTGGAGGATCAGAACACGCTGTCGGTCTTTTGCAGCAATCCGAACAATACAGCAGATGAGTGTCCGGACAACGATGCGGCAAGCACCACTTTTACAGACGATGTCCTTGTCTCCTCTGCCAATCTCTATCTTCTCTACAGGCTCGACAATCACCCGGAGGAAACCTCCTGGGAGCTGAGGGATCAAACGGGTGAGATATTATATTCGGATGGCCCGTTCCCAGGATCACCGGGATTATTTGCTACCGACACATTCGAGCTGGCGGGAGGTCAATGTTATGATTTCATCATCCACGACAGCGGAGGGGATGGCATATGCTGCGCATACGGTACCGGTCTGTATTCCCTGAAAGATTCCGATGGACTTGTCCTGGCCCAGGGAGGGAGTTTTGACTACAGCGAAATAACGACATTTCAGGTGGCAGGCGGAGTGGGTCTGAAGGAAAACGAACTGGGCAGGGGCGTCCGGATCTATCCCAATCCTGCTCACAATGAAGTTTTACTGGACATTGTACTGACGGAGCCTGCTCAGGTTGAAATACGGCTCCGTACCCTGACAGGTGCGTTGATCCGGTCGGTAAAACAAGGGATCCTGGGTCCGGGTAAACACCTTAAAGTAATCGCCACTGGCGATCTTCAGCCAGGAGTCTATTTCCTTGGGATCATCGCCGGCAAAACAACCTGGAACGAGAAGATCCTGATCATGGAATAA